The genomic DNA GTCCCCGCCAGATAGCTACCGAGGGGGTCGACTTCCTCCTCGGGCGGGACTTCCACCCGCTGGTCAAGTGCACCTTCACGGCGCACGCACACTGGGGGCACATGCGGCCCCACAGGGTCAACCCGCTCACGGACGCGAGCGGCCCGAGTTCCCCAGTCTCGCAGGGCTCATGAGAAGCCCGTGGGAGGCTGACGGTAGCGTGTGCCCTGGCGAGGTGGAGCTGGAGGGGCAGGTGGAGGAGCGGGGGTGGGCGTACCGGCGGAGGCAGCCGGAGGGGACGGTGCTGTACGAGGCGGTGGGGGACAACCTCGCCACGCTGCTGGCGGACGTGTTCGCCTGCGTGAGGTGTGGAGGCAGGCTCAAGGGTCTTGGCGTACGTGAAGGGGCCCCCGGGGGGCGGGCGATTCTGGAGCACCGGGGCTTGCCCACGGCCTGTGCGAGGTTGGCCCCGGCACGAGGGCCACCCCAGGCCGCGGGGTGCTGAGGCTCAAGACAGCCAACAGGCCCAGGCCCCTGCCACGCACCTGATGGGAGCGCGGCCTGGGCAGGCGTGTGCCCCAAGGGGGCTCAAGCGACCTGTCCACCGGCCGGGAGCATCGCTCGGGCGGCCCCGTCAGCGGCCCTCCTCAGCCCCTCTGTACCCTCCCTCCCCCTCAACAGGGCCTCTATCCCGCCTATATGTCCCGGGAGGACCGCGCGGCGATAAAGCGGTTCTTCGGCCGGGAGGTGGACGACATCGTGGGCACCGTGGACGAGTCGGCGCGCTGCGAGCGCCACGAGACGGCGCTGTCCTGGCAGGAGCGCCTGCGCCGCGCGGGCTTCGTGCCGCTGGAGGCCCTGGAGCGAGCGAGGCCCCAGGCGGTCCACCCCGCGGTGTCGCTGCGGCGCGAGCGCGGCTGCGTGGGCATCACCTACCGGGAGGGAAACACTGGTGGCGGTGCTGGGCGCCCGGCCGGCGGAGACGGATGGATGAAGCACGAGCCGCCAGGACCTGGACGCGGTATGGCCTGGCCGGGAAGGAACGTTCATGACAAGCGAGGCAACGGACATGCTGGCGGCCGAGGTGCTGCGGCGCTGCCGTGAGACCGGCGTGCGGCTGGCTCTGGTGGAGGCGTGCACGGGCGGGCTCGTCTGCGCGCGGCTGACGGAGGTGCCGGGCGCGTCCGCGGTGGTGGAGCGCAGCTTCATTCCCTACTCCAACGAGTCCAAGGTGGAGCAGCTCGGCGTGCCGCTGGAGCTGCTCGTGACACACGGCTCGGTGAGCGCGGAGGCGCTGGCCCGCGCCGCGCTGGAGCGCTCACGCGCGGACTGGGCGATGGCGGAGACGGGCATCGCCGGCCCGGGAGGCGGCACGCCACAAAAGCCGGTGGGGCTGGCCTTCCTCGCGGTGCTGCGCCGGGGCGGACGCGCCACGTCTTCACCGGAGACCGGAGCGCCGTGCGCCGCGCAATCACAGACCGCGCGCTCGCGCTGCTGCTGGAACGTCTGGGAACCGAATCATGAACTGAACGCTCTCACTGCCCTCCCGGACGCCTATCGGTGCGTGGTGCGCTTCTCTACTCTCGCAACCATGTCAGAGCGGCTCAACCCGTAACTCCTTTCACGAAAGAGCCCGGTGTTCCAGATAGAGGTCGACGGCCAGCATGCCATCGTGGACTTCATCCTCGACGGCTACATCCGCGTGGAGGAGATGCAGCGCTTCGTGGCGGAGCTGAGGGGGGCCACGGACTCCCTGATGGGCCGGGACATCAAAATCAAGGCGGACGTGCGCACCTTCCGGCCCGCGTCGCCGGAGGCTGCGGACATGATTCGCCGCGTGCAGGAGTACGGGCTGCGCTCGGGCGTGGTGCGGGTGGCGGAGCTGGTGGAGAGCCAGGTAGTGGCGCTGCAACTCAACCACATCGCGCGGGAGAGCCACGCGGACCGGATTCTGCGGCGCTTCTGGCAGGAGTCCTCCGCGCGTCAGTGGCTCATCCACGGCGACGAGGACATGGGCTTTCACCCGGGGATGTGAGGCCGGGCCCGACGCGTCATTCCGCATTCCCCTTCGCCCGGGTGATGAGGGCCGACGCCACCTCGCCCGTGTCCGAGCTGGACCAGACGAGGATGTCGTCCCCTTGCGCATAGCCCCGGACCAGTGAGCGCACGGCGGCGGCGATGGAGATGGCTCCGCTCGCCGCTCCGGTGTCCCCCAGCGACACCGCGGGAGTGTGGATGCTCGTGGGAAGCTCATGGGCCTCGGACAGGCGAACCAGCGCGGTCCCCCATTCGTAGGCCCGTGCGTCCTCGCCATTCAGGTCGGCGTAGACCTCGGCGACGCGCCGCCGGTCCTTCAGCGTCCGGGCCACCACCGTGGCCAGCCCCACGCCGGAGCCTCGCTGCTGGCGAGCGCGGCTCCGCTCCTCCTGGCCAGGCTGGACGCCGTCGATGAACGCCTCCACCCGTGCCTGGCGACGGCGGGCCGTGGGTTTATGCTCCACGAGCACCGCCGCGCTCGCCTGTCCTGGCATCAGCCCCACCACGTGTTCCGCGACCTTGAGCCGGCCGTGGTCGGCGAGCCAGGCCAGCTCGTCCTCGCCCACGAGGCTGTCCACGCCGACGATGAGGGCTCGCGAGCCGCGCCCCGCCTCGATTTGCTCGCCCGCGGCGTGGATGGCCGTGAGGACCGAGGCGTGTCCCAGCATGAGCAGGCGTGTCCGCGCCGGAGCAATGGGCAGCCCGACCTCGTCCAGGATGGAGGGAATGAGGTGCTCGGAGAAGAGCTCCTCGATGACGGAGCCCAGCTCGTTGTTCCGAGGGGGAGAGATGCAGACGTAGAGCGAGGTGGCGCCCCAGAAGGCGGAGTCGCCGGGGGTCAGGCCGGCGTACCGCACCAGGTCCTGGATCGCCTGTGACGTCAGTCGCGTATAGAGGCCGACTCCCTCGTATCCATCCGCGATGCCCTTCAGCGGATGTCCCGTCACGACCGCCGAGCCCGACTCCTCGTCGGGAGAGAACACCTCGAAGCGAAGGGGGGCTGGACGCGAGAGCCCGGCGCGAAGGGCCGCGCACGCCGTGACGACGTCTTCCCCGAGGGTACTGAGCATTCCCAGACCGGTGATGGCGAGTCTCACGTGGCGTGTCCGTGGAGGAAACGAGGAGAAGAGGGGGGCCGGTTATCGGCTCCCCTTGCGCGAGGAAGCTCTCTTGGAAGGCCGGAGGAGCGCGGCGGGGATGAAGGGGTACTGCTCCGCGGTCTTGATTCCCCGGAGGCGGGCCACCCGCACGAGCGCGGTTCCCTCGAGGAACACATTCGCTTCCGTCCGGTCATGGTAGAGGTCCACCGGGCCAGAGTCGCGCGCGCGCTCGATGCCTTCCCGCCACTCGGCGGTAACTCCCGCCAGCGCATCCTCGAAGTCGCGCTCGTGGTTGCGCAGCAGTGCGTCCAGGGCCTTCAGGCGGGGCGTGTCGAGCTCCGCCAGCAGCCGGGCCAGCCGCTGGGTGTCTTCCGCCGGTGGCGACTCCGGGCCCGCGCCCGGGGTGAGCGCGGGCAGGAGCTTGAGGTACAGGAAGTCCTCCTCGTTCTCCACGTCTGGCATCCAGGCCGCGGGCAGGGCCTCGTCGAGCTCCCGGGTGAGCTTCACGTCACCGGCGCAGAGCGCATCCAGCAGGAACGCTCCCCGGCCGCGGGCCAGGTAGTACCGGGTCTTGTCGTCCGCCTCGGAGTGGGGCTCGTGCGCCCGCAGGAACATCAGGAACAGCTCCGCGCTGTCGGAGAACTGCTCCCGACACTCCGCCGCATCGTGGCTTGCCAGCAGGACACCGCAGCCGAGGTAGCGGTGGAGGCGGCAGGTCTCGAGCGTGAGGTCGGGCACGGGCCCCTCCTCGGACAGACGCCCCAGGTTGTCCACCAGCCGGGACTGCATGCTCTGCAGCAGGAACTCGAGCTTCTTCAGACCCATGGGGCTGTCCTACTCCAGCAACTCACCGAGCGCGATGCCGCGCAGCCCTTCCATGCCCGCCGCCT from Melittangium boletus DSM 14713 includes the following:
- a CDS encoding immunity 49 family protein; amino-acid sequence: MGLKKLEFLLQSMQSRLVDNLGRLSEEGPVPDLTLETCRLHRYLGCGVLLASHDAAECREQFSDSAELFLMFLRAHEPHSEADDKTRYYLARGRGAFLLDALCAGDVKLTRELDEALPAAWMPDVENEEDFLYLKLLPALTPGAGPESPPAEDTQRLARLLAELDTPRLKALDALLRNHERDFEDALAGVTAEWREGIERARDSGPVDLYHDRTEANVFLEGTALVRVARLRGIKTAEQYPFIPAALLRPSKRASSRKGSR
- a CDS encoding GRAS family protein gives rise to the protein MSREDRAAIKRFFGREVDDIVGTVDESARCERHETALSWQERLRRAGFVPLEALERARPQAVHPAVSLRRERGCVGITYREGNTGGGAGRPAGGDGWMKHEPPGPGRGMAWPGRNVHDKRGNGHAGGRGAAALP